tattatgaaatttgaGATCACTTATTATAGCGTATAATTTTTATACTGTCGgacattattaatttgattttatgtatGTTATGATTTGAGATAATTTGTGTTGTattgttagtttattttttaaaattatgattgctatttaaacattaaatattGATGCATGAATATATGTTTGGatttatattgatttgtttaaattaatatgcaatttaaacaaattcgtgaaattaataagttttgtgtagatgtttggtattgtttagttttgagttgatgaataataatttatcttgaattgatATCGTGGTTAAAATAGCtttgataaaaacattttacttgCATCTTGCCAAACATggtcttcatttatttttttataaattttttatttttgaaagatcattttacaattaattttgaattctccattttttttctaccctcatgtatttaatatttgaattgtGATCTATATGCAAGACGCTTTTTCGATATTAAATAAATCGTTTTCCCtctattaaaacaataaaaatatttttttcaaaatacaattttattttaaattgcatacattcaagtctctaaaaaataaaaataaaatcatatttgcataaataataaaaataaaaaatacaagacaTGATTTAGCATCTTTAAACACCaaaatttaatagttttgttgatatctttgcatgtatttttaaatttaataaccagtttacgaaatccatgagaatttgacctatattttataaatatcaaaaaaattattttgtttgtttgaataTCAAGAATTACAAACTTATATGCATGATGTattcctaatattaaaagaaaaatgcaaaaaaaatatgttttgacatTAAAACAGTTGGGTTTTAGCCTAATAAGATAAGGACTTTCATACTGaagaggacttttcttaaacattAGACATATCAatagttagaaaacacaacttaccttagtttatatattagataaacaaACAATATAGTTTACTTTAGGTGAGGTGTACTAGAAGTAATATGTCCTTACTATACACAACTAGTCTCATTATCTAGACTCTAAGACCAGTTAAGGTTTCtaatgatcaaaatactagATGGTGACTCCATCCTTTTTactgataaaagacaaaaattcctttttctttccaccCATCACCATGAAGATCCAACTCTGGGAGGATGAtcaccgcgacgccgcacatgtGCAACAATATTAATgctacttttaatgtttttatctcTCTATTTGATGTTGGTAATGATTTGAGGTCGAATTCTTTTAAGCAAAAAATGAAGGAATGATGAAAATCAACAAGTATCACTATGGGATCCATTAAAGGTGTTAATTGGATCTATTACAAGGTCAAGAGCCAAAAGGGTCAAAAAGCCATTTAATGGGCTGATTTGAGATATTTATACCAAATAAACTTCGAGAATTCCTTCTAAGATGGCGAGAATTCCTTCTAAGATGGCATAAAGCATCAATTGATATCATAGCTTGGCtttaaaatcaagttttattcatgttttgagTCTTGCTTTTCATTATTAGGTTTAGTTctctcaaaattattaaaccctaGTTTTCTTGGTGTTCTTGATTTCAGCTTTATAGTTTCtgtgtttttgaatttgattttaaagtttCTTTGGCTTAGCTAATCACTGGTTAGGTTGtttttaactttcaattttacctatagattttagggtttttacCCTCCAAATTCACATCAGTTTTCATATCATTGAGTCATGTAACATATAATTCTTGACAATAAGGCAACGACTCTAAACTTGGACCCAACAATGGCTACAATTTTTGGGCCAACCAATACAAGAACCAGAACGCAGAATGCAGCATCAGTTTGCAGCCGCGATTTAGCAGACTAGACTCATTTCAACTACACTCTCAAATGACTGTTTGCTTTGGGGTGCTGTGTTTGGTAAATTCCTGAATTAATATTGTGTCCATAAAGAACGCTATAATGGGGAAAAGATACCATGCGAGTAGAAGTTCACCAAAGTTCaatccatataattaaaatggataaaaagTACAAGACTGCATATAAATCAAATTCTTCACTCACATCAGCAATTGATGGCAAACTCATACATAATCGaagtcaaaaggaaaaaaaattcaagttatgtCTTGGAAAAACACTGGAACAAGGGATATCTTGCCTATTTGAGTTTGAAGTACAGGATCAAGATGACGGCAACAACAAGAACAGCAATGATGGCACTGATCATCCACTTGTTCCTGTTCATCCTCCTCGAAATGGCAGTCAATACTCTCTTACTCTTACCGATGTTGTCATCCACTCCATGAAGCTGACAATACAGGAAGAACCATAAAATAAGTAGTTCCAATCCCAAACTGAGTGAAATATAGTCAAGGTCAACCAAGCATAACTTTGTTCAGTGTAATACAGGTTTAAACCAGAAAGAATTATAAGGAAGCTGCAGTGTGCGACCCTAGCTAATGCATCAGGATCAGTAAAACTATAACTATATAGCAAATTCAAATATCACTcttaaatagagaagaaaacatACTGAAACTTGGATGAAAGTAACCAATGATTGGTGATGAAGGTTTGatgtaaataaaatcaataaattcaatgcAGGAATACCGTGTTATGTGCATGTAAGAGAGACTGTCGCTGTTGATGCAAATCTTGAAGAATTGAAACACCAAGTTCTTCTGTTTCAAGCATAGTTCTTCTACTATCCTTAATTCTGTCACTGGAATGATATAGTCTTTCCGTCGCCATCATCAATCTTGATCTTTGATCTCCTGAGGCCTATTCCAGTTGCACAAACCATAATTGTCAAATATTCTCAGCACTTTCAAAGGAAAATGATGATACTCAGAACTGTATTCCAGATTTAAAGAGAAATATCCACAAAGCATGTAAATTCTAGTTCACACGCTATTCATTCCTCACAATAGACACCTAAATCGTCATTTCTAACAAGCAACAGCAAGATCAGTTTTGAGGTTTGACACCGCACCAATATATAGATTATTGTGGTGTCTGGTTGCAGAAGCAAGGCACGCACCACAACGGAAGACAGCCCATCCATATCAAACTAATACTCCAGACaacatatatgaaaatattattcctGCATGAATCTAACATAACAAAAGGGGAAATCAAAGTGATAACCAAGGCGCAATATATATCCTTTCTGCATTTCAAGCAACAAAATAcgaacacaaaaaatattacacAGTAGCCACATTGACGAGTTAAACTGCTAAACAGAGATTTTCTAGGGATGTCTCAACTTACGAGAATTATCACCAATTCTTCTTCAATACAAGAAAATTTAATCAGTAAGGAAAAACCAGCCACCCGAAAACAAACAATGAAGAGCATGATAATTTTGTGAGCAACATATGGGGAGTGACATACCATCAAGGCATCAGTCATTCCAGCTTCCAAGAGCTCATCGCGAGCAGCTGCATTAAGATTACCAGAACCAATTCTTTTAACCTCAGTTTTTAGATTGTTCAAATCTGACTTGTACTCCCTCAATTTAGCCAGAAGAACAGCCTTC
The DNA window shown above is from Populus trichocarpa isolate Nisqually-1 chromosome 4, P.trichocarpa_v4.1, whole genome shotgun sequence and carries:
- the LOC7480581 gene encoding vesicle transport v-SNARE 13, which gives rise to MTDIFEGYERQYCELSSNLSRKCTAALSLDGEKKKQKISEVKAGLEDAEALIRKMDLEARNLQPNVKAVLLAKLREYKSDLNNLKTEVKRIGSGNLNAAARDELLEAGMTDALMASGDQRSRLMMATERLYHSSDRIKDSRRTMLETEELGVSILQDLHQQRQSLLHAHNTLHGVDDNIGKSKRVLTAISRRMNRNKWMISAIIAVLVVAVILILYFKLK